A DNA window from Brassica napus cultivar Da-Ae chromosome C1, Da-Ae, whole genome shotgun sequence contains the following coding sequences:
- the LOC106433259 gene encoding protein FAR1-RELATED SEQUENCE 5-like, translated as MESRHSSDQETVSATQDEFSTQISGEISLLSQNLDDFLAEEDASFNDDDVSVSDFDEEAGIGNKDDYIQTEDADALEANNENQNKYELCSGMDFSSDESAYNAYRKYGSNHGFDVRRQRTSRKNKKLVRMVYVCSKEGLRQEPKVRKSYSRPTTRCGCKARMSCYLQSNGRYKIMTFEPNHNHDLVRTPMKHLMKSNRAISISQKQHADDADMSGISAKATIEMMSREVGGQANLGFIDNDMRNYIYRKRMAAMEKGDAGAVLEYFQKKKEDDSSFFYSMQLDEDDMITNIFWADDRSISDYNLFGDVVCFNTTYKTNKYDRPFAPFVGVNHHKQTIVFGAAFLYDETTESFKWLFQTFLGVMSGKQPQTILTDQCAAMANAIGKVFPETKHRLCVWHIYQNAIKRLSCVFHGPNHFATDFGKCVYDHENEVEWLSSWSEMLEKHGLTENKWLKDLFELREKWARVYSRQTFTADMMSTQRSESMNNILKNYLKSGYNLLRFFKHYERVLDDRRYKELTADFSMMHTSPVLSAPVEMLQHALDVYTPEVFTLFQKEYIAIGDYAAKRFNKSEMVSAEYNVSFRGVGRNHLVNYVAANETIHCSCMKFSFGGILCRHALKVLAKKDVRRIPPTYILNRWSKEATTQTISFYHSATPNDTVKQSIGKRYSHICRTFREIASVAHYKKTHA; from the coding sequence ATGGAGAGTAGACATTCAAGTGATCAAGAAACTGTTTCCGCTACTCAGGATGAATTTAGTACTCAAATCTCAGGTGAAATCAGTTTGTTAAGTCAGAATTTGGATGATTTTTTAGCTGAGGAAGATGCCTCATTCAATGATGACGATGTTTCAGTCAGTGATTTCGATGAAGAAGCGGGAATAGGCAACAAGGATGATTATATTCAGACTGAAGATGCTGATGCTTTAGAGGCAAACAATGAAAATCAGAATAAATATGAACTCTGTAGTGGAATGGATTTTAGTTCTGATGAGTCTGCATATAATGCTTATAGAAAGTACGGAAGCAATCATGGTTTCGACGTAAGGAGACAACGGACTTcgagaaaaaacaaaaagctAGTAAGGATGGTTTATGTATGCTCAAAAGAGGGGCTTAGACAGGAACCTAAGGTCAGGAAATCATATTCGCGACCAACCACAAGGTGTGGTTGTAAAGCTCGCATGTCTTGCTACCTTCAGAGTAACGGAAGATATAAGATTATGACTTTTGAGCCGAATCATAACCATGATTTAGTGAGGACACCTATGAAGCATTTGATGAAGAGTAACCGAGCAATCTCTATCTCTCAAAAACAACATGCCGATGATGCCGATATGTCAGGAATTTCAGCAAAAGCAACAATTGAAATGATGAGCAGAGAAGTTGGGGGGCAAGCAAATCTGGGTTTTATAGATAACGACATGCGCAATTACATATACCGTAAACGAATGGCAGCAATGGAAAAGGGAGATGCTGGAGCGGTTTTGGAGTactttcagaaaaagaaagaggatgATTCATCTTTCTTTTACTCAATGCAACTTGATGAGGACGATATGATCACTAATATTTTTTGGGCAGATGATCGGTCAATTAGTGATTACAATCTTTTTGGAGATGTCGTTTGCTTTAATACAACTTACAAGACCAACAAATATGATAGACCGTTTGCTCCATTTGTCGGGGTCAATCATCATAAGCAAACTATTGTGTTTGGTGCTGCTTTCTTATATGATGAAACGACCGAATCTTTTAAGTGGCTTTTTCAGACTTTTCTTGGAGTAATGTCTGGAAAACAGCCGCAAACAATTCTTACTGACCAATGTGCAGCAATGGCAAATGCAATAGGAAAAGTCTTCCCTGAAACAAAACATAGGTTATGTGTTTGGCATATTTACCAAAATGCTATAAAGAGGTTGAGTTGTGTATTTCATGGACCAAACCATTTTGCCACAGACTTTGGAAAATGTGTATATGACCATGAGAATGAAGTAGAATGGTTATCGTCATGGAGTGAAATGCTCGAAAAGCATGGATTGACAGAGAATAAATGGCTGAAGGATTTGTTTGAGTTGAGAGAAAAATGGGCAAGGGTATATAGTCGTCAAACTTTTACAGCCGATATGATGAGCACACAGCGTAGTGAAAGtatgaataatattttgaaaaattacttGAAGAGCGGTTATAACTTGTTGCGCTTCTTTAAACACTATGAGAGAGTGTTGGATGATCGACGCTATAAAGAATTAACTGCTGACTTCAGTATGATGCATACCTCGCCGGTATTATCAGCTCCTGTAGAAATGTTGCAACATGCATTGGATGTGTATACACCAGAAGTCTTTACCTTGTTCCAGAAGGAATACATAGCTATAGGTGATTATGCTGCCAAAAGGTTTAATAAGTCTGAGATGGTGAGTGCTGAATACAATGTATCTTTTCGTGGTGTTGGAAGAAATCATTTGGTTAACTATGTTGCTGCAAACGAAACGATACATTGTAGTTGCATGAAGTTTTCTTTTGGTGGAATCTTATGTCGTCATGCATTAAAAGTGTTGGCCAAGAAGGATGTTAGAAGAATTCCACCTACTTACATTCTGAATCGATGGAGTAAAGAGGCTACAACACAAACCATATCCTTTTATCACTCAGCGACACCTAATGATACAGTGAAGCAATCGATCGGAAAGCGATATAGTCATATATGTCGTACTTTCCGTGAGATTGCGTCTGTtgctcactacaagaaaacacatgcttaa
- the LOC106433269 gene encoding uncharacterized protein LOC106433269, with protein MKLNRGGSGEHGHHHHYHHEALKFSNFFFTPERPRDYLVLFTRVSVLTCLIFSVSLVLRITFLSSSSAPDYSSSYGLRFPAVPQKALALPPTGSVGPINISHIQFCIAGAAETWLDRSRYTSLWWRNTTRGFVWLDKPVKLPENNSDNRFSIPVRVSDSGWTRFRFSSSRAAVRIARTIWDSYKLKLPDVRWFVMGDDDTVFFTDNLVKVLAKYDHEQMWYIGGNSESVEQDVMHAYDMAFGGGGFAISRPLAARLASAMDGCLQRYFYFYGSDQRIAACVSEIGVPFTGERGFHQLDIRGDPFGFLAAHPLTPLVSLHHLVFLVSIFPNKNLIESLQTLMKPYNLDPHRILQQVNCHDRKRQWSISISWGYSIQIYSYFLSAKELEKPLQTFKTWRSSSNGPFTFNTRPLKPDPCQRPVTYFMDGAEDVRDSGTKTWYSVGDKNYGYCGKREHSRVARVKRILVTSMKMAPEYWNKAPRRQCCEVMDGGGRRKEKEMSIRIRKCRSSETI; from the exons ATGAAACTGAATCGCGGCGGTAGCGGAGAGCacggccaccaccaccactaccACCACGAGGCCCTGaagttttcaaatttctttttcacGCCGGAGCGGCCACGTGACTACCTCGTGCTTTTCACTCGCGTCTCCGTCCTCACGTGCCTCATCTTCTCCGTCTCTCTCGTTCTCCGCATCACTTTTCTATCCTCCTCCTCCGCACCGGACTATTCCTCCTCCTACGGTCTCCGTTTCCCCGCCGTGCCTCAAAAGGCCCTAGCTCTCCCTCCGACGGGGTCCGTTGGTCCGATCAATATCTCCCACATTCAGTTCTGTATCGCCGGAGCAGCTGAGACCTGGCTCGATCGTAGCCGGTACACCTCCTTGTGGTGGCGCAATACCACACGTGGATTCGTCTGGCTCGATAAACCGGTGAAGCTCCCTGAAAACAACTCCGATAACCGGTTCTCAATCCCGGTTCGAGTTTCAGATTCAGGCTGGACCCGGTTTAGATTCTCAAGCTCGAGAGCCGCGGTTCGGATCGCTAGGACTATATGGGATAGTTACAAACTAAAGCTACCGGATGTACGGTGGTTCGTCATGGGAGATGACGACACGGTCTTCTTTACAGATAATCTTGTGAAGGTTCTCGCGAAGTACGACCACGAGCAGATGTGGTACATTGGTGGAAACTCGGAGAGCGTCGAGCAGGACGTGATGCACGCGTACGATATGGCGTTCGGCGGCGGCGGTTTCGCGATTAGCCGTCCACTCGCGGCGCGTTTGGCCAGCGCGATGGACGGTTGTCTCCAACGGTATTTTTACTTCTACGGTTCGGATCAGAGAATCGCGGCTTGCGTTAGCGAAATCGGCGTTCCGTTCACCGGAGAACGCGGTTTTCATCAG ctTGACATAAGAGGAGATCCATTTGGGTTTCTAGCAGCACATCCATTGACTCCCCTTGTATCATTGCATCACCTCGTTTTCTTAGTCTCAATATTCCCTAACAAAAACCTTATCGAGTCGCTACAAACCCTAATGAAACCTTACAACTTAGACCCGCATCGAATACTCCAGCAGGTTAACTGCCATGACCGCAAGCGTCAGTGGTCTATATCCATTTCTTGGGGATACTCTATTCAGATATACTCTTACTTCTTGAGCGCTAAGGAGCTGGAGAAGCCGTTGCAAACCTTCAAAACCTGGCGGTCTTCGAGCAATGGACCTTTCACGTTTAACACAAGGCCCTTGAAACCTGACCCGTGTCAGCGTCCCGTCACTTATTTCATGGATGGAGCAGAGGATGTGCGGGATAGTGGGACCAAGACTTGGTATAGTGTAGGGGATAAGAATTATGGTTATTGCGGAAAGAGAGAGCATTCTCGGGTAGCTAGGGTGAAGAGGATATTGGTGACTTCAATGAAGATGGCTCCTGAGTATTGGAACAAG GCACCACGGAGACAGTGTTGCGAGGTGATGGACGGAGggggaagaagaaaagagaaagaaatgtCGATAAGGATTAGAAAGTGCAGATCTTCAGAgacgatataa
- the LOC106433244 gene encoding uncharacterized protein At1g43920, Chloroplastic-like, translated as MGEIINPVRDSSSILFDFVLKNLDSHLSFFEYRMMSSGCEDSSVNTMGIRGIPEQCGCGRRTGIYTSKTKVNPGRTFFRCPTFQNDHLYKWVDEAVYEEVQDALPKVECFASDVMKIKMEIESMKTVEEDLKEDVRKASNELKKLNVIMKVGFSVVCLGIVICLVLIMFYKADGLSMNSY; from the exons ATGGGCGAAATCATAAATCCAGTTCGCGATTCAAGCTCGATTCTCTTCGATTTCGTCCTTAAGAATCTCGATTCTCATCTCTCCTTCTTCGAGTATCGCATGATGAGTTCGGGTTGTGAGGATTCGTCTGTGAATACGATGGGAATTCGTGGTATCCCGGAGCAATGCGGCTGTGGTCGAAGAACTGGGATATACACATCAAAAACGAAGGTCAATCCAGGAAGAACTTTCTTTAGATGCCCAacgtttcaaaat GATCACTTGTATAAATGGGTAGATGAAGCTGTCTACGAAGAGGTTCAAGATGCATTGCCAAAAGTTGAATGCTTTGCATCAGAtgttatgaaaattaaaatggaGATCGAAAGCATGAAAACCGTGGAGGAAGACTTGAAAGAAGATGTCAGGAAGGCGAGCAATGAACTTAAGAAGCTGAATGTGATCATGAAAGTGGGTTTTTCGGTGGTTTGTTTAGGCATTGTGATATGTCTTGTGTTGATCATGTTTTACAAAGCAGATGGGTTGTCTATGAATAGCTACTAG